ACCGATACGCACGGAAATTACCCGGTTCTGCGAAACTATCGGTTTTGACTTCATGGGTTCGATCATCTGGCAGAAGGTCACAACGTGCAACACAACTGGTGGCGCGACGGTGATGGGATCGTATCCGTACCCGCGCAACGGGATCGTCAAGATCGACTACGAGTTCATACTTCTCTTCAAGAAACACGGGGCGGCGCCCCGGGTCAGCGAGGAAATCAAGCGGCAGTCAGTGATTGCGCCTGAAGAGTGGAATGTCTTCTTCAACGGCCACTGGAATTTTCCCGGTGAGCGCCAGGATGGACATCTCGCCATGTTCCCGGTGGAACTGCCGCTTCGACTGATTCGCATGTTCACGTTCCAGGGAGAGACGGTCCTTGACCCGTTTCTCGGGAGCGGGACAACATCACTGGCCGCAATGAAAACCCAGAGGCACTCAATCGGCTATGAAATAAACCGGCGTTTTGAAGATCACATCGCTGATCGGTTGAGAGCGGGGGACAGTCTGTTCACCAGGGCGACAGTTGAGTATGTACTTGATGCGAGTCGCCCTTCGACGGAAAGTCTGGTCAGTCTGCCCTATCAGTTTCGAGACCCCTTGATGCTGGACAAGAAAACCGATCCACGCAAACTGCGATTTGGATCGGTGATCTCAGCGGCAGATAAGAAGGCCACAAAAGATGCGGCATACCACAGATGACATAGCAGCGTCGTGAATTGAAGGCGCTGGTAGACATAACCGCTATGACCGAACTGAAACCCCTCTCCTCCTTCCCCCCCATCGCCAGGCTGTTTATCGGTCTGTTCACTACCCTCATGCTGTTGGTCTGCGCGTGGGCGGTCTGGATTTACTCGGTCGAGAAGGGCGAGGTCGACCAGTCCCTTCTCAACCCCCCGCTCACACCTGAGGCCGAAATCGAGGTGATCTCGTCCGACAGCTCCGCGGTGCTCGCCCCGATCTGGGACTCCGAGCACGCCGGTCTCGCGCTCCCGCTCGACAGCGGCGAAATTGATACGATGGAGGACCTGTCTGACCTGGTTGAAGGGTACGACGGTGTCGGCGATGACAACGAATACCGCGAGGAACCGGAAAACCGCTTTCGCCACAACCTCGGCCTGGCTCACGTGCACGTGAACGGGCAGACGCTTCTGTTCTTCGCGCTCGGGGCGGTCTTTCTGTTTACATCGGTCAAGCTTGCGCTTAAGAAGACCGTGCTCTGGTCATTTGCGATCATGATACTCGCCCATACAATTGGGCTCACCGGCGAGGGTTTCCACTGGATATATGATGACCTTCTCGCGCTCAGCGGCGTTCTCCTGTTGGCGCTGGTTGCGTACATGTGTTTGATGATTTATGTCGACCTGGCCCGCTCGCCGAGAGACAGCACGTGACATCGGTATGGCTTACCCCTCAGTGAATTCGCGCACATGAACAACTTCGCTATCGCCATACACGGCGGCGCCGGTACGATACTCCGCTACGAGCTGACGCCGGAGAAAGAGAAGGCTTATCGCGACGGCCTCGCGGATTCTCTCCGCTCCGGTTGGAACGTGCTGCGCGACGGTGGACTTGCGCTCGAAGCTGTCCAGGCGGCGGTGGTAAGCATGGAAGACAACCCGCTGTTCAACGCCGGCAAAGGGGCAGTGTTCACCCATGAGGGAATCAACGAACAGGACGCCTGCATCATCGATGGCCGCACGAAAAGCGTGGGCGCGATCGCGGGCGTAAGACGAATCAAGAACCCGATACTTCTTGCGCGGCTTGTGCTTGAGAAAAGCGAACATGTTCTGTTCTGCGGTGTGGGCGCTGAAAAGTTCGCCGTGGAGAATGGCATGATTCCTGTCGATGACCCCGGGTACTTCTGGACCGAACATCGCTGGAATCAACTGCAGAAGGCGCTCGAGCGCGAAAAGCGCGAATCGAAAGTGACCACACGGCTCGATCACTCTGATGATCGGGAGAAAACCGGCACGGTCGGTGCGGTGGCGGTCGATCAGCACGGCAATCTTGCGGCGGCGACCTCGACCGGCGGGATGACCAACAAGCGCGACGGCCGTATCGGTGATACTCCGATTATCGGCGCCGGTACGTACGCAGATAATAATACCTGTGCGGTCTCGGCCACGGGTGTGGGTGAGTTCATCATGCGTAACGTGCTGGCGTATGATATTGCGGCGCTGATGGAGTACAGAGGGATGTCGTTGAATGACGCCGCCGGCCTTTGTGTGATGGAGAAACTGGCTGCGCTCGGCGGCAGCGGCGGCGTGGTGGCGATTGACAGAGATGGCAACATCGCGATGCCGTTCAACAGCGACGGCATGTACCGCGGCTTCATGCTCGCCGACGGCACGATGGAGACGGCGATATTTAAGTGACTTTGATTTCTGATCGGCAGCGCTCCATCCCTGCCGAGGAAACGCCGGCAGGCACGGAGGCCTGCCGATCAATAGTGGTAGGTCGGGTTCCGAACATTGACCATTTGAGTGAGAAACCCGACACCATAAGTCACCCTGAGCCTGTCGAAGGGTGACTATATGACGCATGTAACGTATATAAGTCAGGCTTCGACAGGCTCAGCCTGACTTGCAGGCAAACGTGCCCGGCAGACGTCTTCGTCTGCCGGCGCAGGAAGTGGTAGGTCGGGTTCCGAGAAGCGGGCGACGGAGTCGGACGCGACGTGAAACCCGACACAGGCAGAGATGAACAATGTCGGGTTTCTTGGTCCTTCGCTTCGCTCAGGACCGGCGGAACCCGACCTACAAAACCCGAATGATTCGGCAATGTCGGGTTGCTCGTGTCTCGCTTCGCTCGACGCTCGTGAACCCGACCTACAAGAAATTGCCCGATTGAAATGACCCGCGGTACCCCACAGCTTGCTGTGGGTTCGGTCGCAGAAAATGAAATGATCACACATGCCCACTGATTACCGACAATACCTCCAGCCCGAAACCGTCTCCAAGCTCAAGGGGATGGAGCTCAAGGCCCGCATGGTGGTGGAGGGGTTTATCGCCGGGTTGCACAAGTCGCCGTACCACGGCTTCTCGGTCGAGTTCGCCGAACATCGCCAGTACATGCCCGGCGACAACATCCATGACATCGACTGGAAAGTGTACGCCAAGA
This sequence is a window from Candidatus Zixiibacteriota bacterium. Protein-coding genes within it:
- a CDS encoding site-specific DNA-methyltransferase; the protein is MTTSHRIVFGDARSMSLVRDKSVHLVVTSPPYWQLKDYGSSDQIGFDDSYETYINNLNLVWKECHRVLHDGCRLCVNIGDQFARSVYYGRYKVIPIRTEITRFCETIGFDFMGSIIWQKVTTCNTTGGATVMGSYPYPRNGIVKIDYEFILLFKKHGAAPRVSEEIKRQSVIAPEEWNVFFNGHWNFPGERQDGHLAMFPVELPLRLIRMFTFQGETVLDPFLGSGTTSLAAMKTQRHSIGYEINRRFEDHIADRLRAGDSLFTRATVEYVLDASRPSTESLVSLPYQFRDPLMLDKKTDPRKLRFGSVISAADKKATKDAAYHR
- a CDS encoding isoaspartyl peptidase/L-asparaginase; this encodes MNNFAIAIHGGAGTILRYELTPEKEKAYRDGLADSLRSGWNVLRDGGLALEAVQAAVVSMEDNPLFNAGKGAVFTHEGINEQDACIIDGRTKSVGAIAGVRRIKNPILLARLVLEKSEHVLFCGVGAEKFAVENGMIPVDDPGYFWTEHRWNQLQKALEREKRESKVTTRLDHSDDREKTGTVGAVAVDQHGNLAAATSTGGMTNKRDGRIGDTPIIGAGTYADNNTCAVSATGVGEFIMRNVLAYDIAALMEYRGMSLNDAAGLCVMEKLAALGGSGGVVAIDRDGNIAMPFNSDGMYRGFMLADGTMETAIFK